In one window of Lacticaseibacillus casei DSM 20011 = JCM 1134 = ATCC 393 DNA:
- a CDS encoding ABC transporter ATP-binding protein gives MATNVIELDHVQKKFGKFEALKNVSFTLSSGQILGFLGPNGAGKSTTIRIILGMFKKTAGSVTVFGHDAWRDDAVIHPRIAYIPGDVYLWPNLSGGEIIDLLLRLNGRDHNKKTDDLMQRFKFDPTKKARTYSKGNRQKVALIAALSQDADLYIFDEPTSGLDPLNEQTFQQEVLKLKQAGKSVLLSSHILSEVERMCDSIVIIRDGSVIESGNLDQMQHLARLKVEVTITTANDGLARVAGVHDLTFAAADHTKAVFTADRDELSRIMQTIANDSILDLRVSPPTLEDLFMRYYGKLGESHAAE, from the coding sequence ATGGCAACCAATGTCATCGAATTAGATCACGTTCAAAAAAAGTTCGGCAAGTTTGAGGCGTTGAAGAATGTCAGCTTCACGTTGAGCTCAGGACAGATACTCGGCTTCTTAGGGCCTAATGGTGCAGGCAAATCGACGACGATTCGCATCATTTTAGGCATGTTCAAGAAAACCGCTGGCAGCGTTACCGTATTTGGTCACGATGCCTGGCGTGATGATGCCGTCATTCATCCCCGGATCGCTTACATTCCCGGTGATGTTTATTTATGGCCGAATCTGTCCGGCGGCGAAATTATCGATTTGCTGCTTAGGTTAAACGGCCGCGACCATAACAAGAAAACCGATGACTTAATGCAGCGATTCAAGTTTGATCCAACCAAAAAAGCCCGCACCTACTCCAAAGGCAATCGGCAAAAAGTCGCGCTGATTGCCGCTTTGTCGCAAGATGCGGACCTGTATATTTTTGACGAACCGACTTCTGGCCTTGACCCACTTAATGAGCAGACTTTTCAACAGGAAGTCCTTAAGCTTAAGCAGGCAGGTAAAAGTGTTTTGCTATCGAGTCATATTTTGTCAGAAGTGGAGCGGATGTGCGATTCGATCGTGATTATCCGTGACGGCAGTGTGATTGAAAGCGGCAATTTAGACCAGATGCAGCACTTGGCGCGGCTAAAAGTCGAAGTCACGATAACAACAGCCAATGATGGTTTAGCTCGTGTTGCTGGTGTTCACGATTTGACATTTGCAGCGGCCGACCACACCAAAGCGGTCTTCACGGCCGATCGCGATGAGTTGAGTCGCATTATGCAGACCATAGCGAACGATTCAATCCTAGACTTGCGGGTCTCACCGCCAACGTTAGAGGATCTGTTTATGCGTTATTACGGAAAGCTGGGTGAATCACATGCGGCGGAATAA
- a CDS encoding ABC transporter permease has protein sequence MRRNNRHAGYLLKANLKQNLKFSVVWLVILIMMILSGAVKLEAAFVNGASGSKDIVKMLQAPGMAAMFGATPKVSTYNAAIIFAGVMVVFMIILQALWVMPLMIRDTRGQEESGLLEMVRARDVGRTADVTAAIWELLLVSFVMAAAYFASLLAVNMDGTDMAGDLLFAIAMLIANLVFGSIALLFAQLANNTRTASMLSYMVLAAAYLIRLVTDLNHQQFTWLSPIGWFEKVDFYTKNQLTPLFLGLACSILLCGAAMAIAQSRDLGAGVLAEGKGRATAAPWLRSMPALIWRTERGLLSGWLIGAVIFGGVMGSVLGGVGDILKTNPIYRQLLDVKQIHAANQTMVLSFLAMYMAIFVALAVTAGVQIAFRLKHDDRLGYLGIIHAEKPTRTTISTSYNCWALLVGISVLSVGLLALFLTGNAVLDQPLPVKYLGRLFIGGLPAVLAFIALGIALAGLWPKLSSLFWLYMGAGLIVQVFHGLFSLPKHAGDFTPFGWIADVPVKPLGQSWLVIMLVSAVILFIIGVAGYRRQDLSV, from the coding sequence ATGCGGCGGAATAATCGGCATGCTGGCTATCTTTTAAAAGCCAACCTCAAACAAAATCTCAAATTTTCGGTTGTCTGGCTAGTCATTCTCATCATGATGATTCTCAGCGGTGCCGTGAAATTAGAAGCAGCCTTCGTTAACGGGGCTTCCGGTTCAAAAGACATTGTCAAAATGCTGCAGGCACCGGGGATGGCCGCGATGTTTGGCGCAACGCCTAAGGTTAGCACTTACAACGCTGCCATCATTTTTGCCGGTGTGATGGTCGTTTTTATGATCATTTTACAAGCCTTGTGGGTCATGCCGCTGATGATTCGCGACACCCGTGGACAGGAAGAAAGCGGCTTGTTGGAAATGGTCCGGGCGCGCGATGTCGGGCGCACAGCGGACGTCACCGCCGCCATTTGGGAGCTGCTACTGGTCAGTTTTGTGATGGCGGCCGCCTACTTCGCCTCGCTGCTCGCTGTCAACATGGACGGGACTGACATGGCCGGCGATTTGTTGTTCGCCATTGCCATGCTGATCGCCAATCTGGTTTTCGGCAGCATCGCTTTGCTGTTCGCCCAACTGGCCAACAATACCCGCACCGCCAGCATGTTAAGTTATATGGTCTTAGCCGCCGCCTATCTCATTCGGCTCGTCACCGATCTTAACCACCAGCAATTTACCTGGCTTTCCCCAATCGGCTGGTTTGAAAAGGTCGACTTTTATACGAAAAATCAGCTCACGCCGCTATTTCTCGGCCTTGCTTGCAGCATCTTGCTTTGTGGTGCTGCCATGGCCATTGCGCAAAGTCGCGATCTCGGCGCCGGTGTGCTGGCGGAAGGAAAAGGTCGCGCCACCGCAGCGCCGTGGTTACGATCGATGCCGGCTTTGATCTGGCGTACCGAACGCGGTCTGCTGTCCGGTTGGCTGATTGGTGCGGTTATTTTCGGCGGCGTCATGGGCAGTGTTCTGGGCGGCGTTGGCGATATTCTTAAAACCAACCCGATTTATCGCCAGCTCTTAGACGTCAAGCAAATTCACGCCGCCAATCAAACCATGGTACTTTCGTTTCTGGCGATGTATATGGCCATTTTTGTCGCTTTGGCCGTCACCGCGGGGGTTCAGATTGCCTTTCGCCTTAAGCACGACGACCGGCTGGGCTATCTTGGCATCATTCACGCGGAAAAGCCAACGCGGACCACGATCAGTACCAGTTACAACTGCTGGGCCTTACTCGTGGGCATTTCGGTGCTTTCTGTCGGGTTGCTCGCCTTATTTTTGACGGGCAATGCGGTCCTAGACCAACCGCTACCGGTAAAGTATCTCGGGCGACTCTTCATCGGTGGTCTGCCTGCAGTCCTGGCATTTATCGCGTTAGGCATTGCGCTAGCCGGTTTGTGGCCAAAACTAAGCAGTCTCTTCTGGCTTTATATGGGCGCCGGGCTGATCGTACAGGTCTTTCATGGGTTGTTTTCACTGCCCAAACATGCAGGCGATTTTACTCCTTTTGGCTGGATCGCTGATGTTCCGGTCAAACCTTTGGGTCAATCATGGCTTGTCATCATGCTTGTCAGTGCCGTGATCCTCTTCATCATCGGCGTTGCCGGATATCGTCGACAGGATCTGAGCGTATGA
- a CDS encoding TetR/AcrR family transcriptional regulator: MKKVVTDPQKVTRILQAATDAFGQLGFAKTKTDQIAATAGVSKGLIFHYFGNKQALYLDTFKTAYQRIYAHMDPHQWQDAPGLAAMMSAAVKYEMKLQLAFPAEYRLMMQAYADLPHFPQPLQQQIQQETQTISAEANRIFREKIEQLPRRQGISVDDIFSVVSALIAQQTTVTTQLIATGKYRNFEDLQAVVDQMNRQLKIVEHGFLPD; the protein is encoded by the coding sequence ATGAAAAAAGTCGTCACCGACCCGCAAAAAGTAACCCGAATTTTACAAGCAGCAACTGATGCCTTCGGACAATTAGGCTTTGCAAAAACCAAAACCGATCAAATTGCTGCAACTGCCGGAGTCTCAAAGGGCTTGATTTTTCATTATTTTGGCAATAAACAAGCCTTATACCTCGACACCTTTAAAACCGCTTATCAGCGGATCTATGCCCATATGGATCCGCACCAATGGCAAGACGCCCCGGGGTTAGCCGCTATGATGTCAGCGGCAGTGAAATACGAGATGAAACTGCAATTAGCCTTTCCTGCCGAATACCGCCTCATGATGCAAGCTTATGCAGATTTACCACATTTTCCCCAACCGCTGCAGCAACAAATCCAGCAGGAAACGCAAACTATTTCCGCGGAAGCTAATCGAATTTTTCGTGAAAAAATCGAACAATTACCACGCCGGCAAGGGATTTCCGTTGATGACATTTTCAGTGTGGTTTCTGCGCTTATTGCCCAACAAACCACGGTCACAACACAGCTAATCGCCACTGGCAAGTACCGCAACTTTGAAGACCTGCAGGCGGTGGTTGATCAAATGAATCGACAGTTAAAGATCGTGGAGCATGGCTTTTTACCTGACTAG
- a CDS encoding MFS transporter — translation MAKTTIEQKEKNARHALFVITIVALMSFFGVLTETSMNVTFPTLMHDFHVSLTTVQWVTSGYLLAAALVMLSSAYMKRRFTNRQLFITAALLFIIGDLMCALAPVFWVLLLGRLVQAGCVGLCGPLMVNIILDTVPTSKLGTYMGIANLIILIGPALGPTFGGAIANFFDWRMIFWSTLPFATLLLVLGQGRIKQYTPTSAFAFDWLRFATLGVALISLTLALNGISEHTWLIAGVAGAVVLVAMVAFLWLSKHHAKALFKLDVFHDGGFLYSFLPYILMQFSNVGINFLLPNYVQTVDGASAFVGGLILLPGSVFNGLGQPVYGWMLDHFGGRLPLLLGNSLFTVGMLGFTIWGRHIGVLGVTILYLIFAIGRSMAFGNSTAYGLKVMAHQYQSDANALYSTGQQVTGSIGTTVLAGMMTAVTVPGLTHAQNVGIGSQLAFALLLSIGLVNFGFYARLFKLTKAKV, via the coding sequence ATGGCAAAAACAACCATCGAGCAAAAGGAAAAGAACGCGCGTCATGCCTTATTTGTCATCACCATTGTGGCGCTTATGTCGTTTTTCGGGGTTTTAACGGAAACATCCATGAATGTCACGTTTCCGACGTTAATGCATGATTTTCATGTTTCTTTGACAACGGTGCAGTGGGTGACGTCAGGCTATCTTTTGGCGGCGGCACTTGTCATGCTTAGTTCAGCTTACATGAAACGCCGCTTTACCAATCGCCAGCTTTTCATTACGGCGGCGCTACTTTTCATCATCGGCGACTTGATGTGTGCCTTAGCGCCGGTGTTCTGGGTGTTATTGCTTGGACGCTTGGTTCAGGCTGGCTGTGTCGGCTTGTGCGGACCATTGATGGTCAACATTATTTTGGACACGGTGCCCACTAGCAAACTGGGAACATATATGGGTATTGCAAATCTCATCATTCTGATCGGACCAGCCTTGGGACCGACTTTTGGCGGGGCCATCGCCAACTTTTTTGATTGGCGGATGATTTTTTGGAGCACCTTGCCGTTTGCGACTTTGCTGCTCGTATTGGGGCAAGGGCGTATTAAGCAATATACGCCGACTTCTGCGTTTGCATTTGACTGGCTGCGGTTTGCGACACTGGGTGTTGCTTTGATTAGTTTGACGCTCGCTTTAAACGGTATCAGCGAGCATACCTGGCTTATCGCAGGTGTGGCCGGTGCTGTCGTGCTCGTGGCCATGGTTGCCTTTTTATGGTTGTCCAAGCATCATGCCAAGGCGCTGTTTAAGTTGGATGTTTTTCATGACGGTGGCTTTTTGTACAGCTTTCTGCCATATATTTTGATGCAGTTTTCCAATGTGGGGATTAATTTTTTGCTGCCGAATTATGTACAGACTGTAGATGGTGCCAGTGCGTTTGTCGGTGGGCTGATTTTGCTACCAGGCAGTGTCTTTAATGGCCTGGGACAGCCGGTGTATGGCTGGATGCTGGATCATTTTGGCGGGCGGCTGCCGCTTTTGCTGGGCAACAGTCTGTTTACGGTTGGGATGCTGGGCTTTACGATTTGGGGTCGCCATATCGGTGTGTTAGGCGTGACGATCCTGTATCTGATCTTCGCCATTGGACGGTCGATGGCATTCGGCAACAGTACGGCTTACGGCTTGAAGGTCATGGCCCACCAGTATCAAAGCGACGCCAACGCTTTATACAGCACCGGCCAACAAGTCACCGGATCGATCGGCACCACGGTCTTGGCCGGGATGATGACCGCGGTCACGGTGCCCGGTCTGACCCATGCCCAGAACGTCGGCATTGGCAGTCAATTAGCTTTTGCACTACTACTCTCGATCGGCTTGGTCAACTTCGGCTTTTACGCGCGTTTGTTTAAACTGACGAAAGCAAAAGTTTGA
- a CDS encoding sulfite exporter TauE/SafE family protein, which yields MTIVLILLGFLVGAFIMTMGGGGGAFYLGIMTGVAHLSPSTAAATSLFTAIPALAVGCYSHYRTGNMRFHAGNRILLTAVPATIVGSLAAPYIPELIYSWAIAIIFVVLGVQMLRQSFARHAKKTGQPTWFAYVLGIISGLMVGIAGLSGGGPIMAGLMLMGLDMPHAAATSSYALVALSIIGCLLHATQGTIAWTVGGLLMLGSLVGAAITPRILNRFDPRLLTAILRPVLGVLLIVMAVNQVL from the coding sequence ATGACAATCGTTTTGATTCTCCTCGGCTTTTTGGTTGGGGCTTTTATTATGACAATGGGTGGCGGCGGTGGCGCTTTCTACCTTGGTATTATGACCGGCGTCGCGCATTTGTCGCCAAGTACGGCTGCGGCAACCTCACTTTTTACCGCCATTCCGGCACTGGCGGTAGGCTGTTATAGTCACTACCGCACTGGCAATATGCGGTTTCACGCCGGCAATCGGATTCTGCTCACCGCTGTTCCGGCCACAATTGTCGGCAGCTTGGCGGCGCCTTACATTCCTGAACTAATTTATTCATGGGCCATCGCCATCATTTTTGTCGTGCTCGGCGTGCAGATGCTACGACAATCGTTTGCTCGTCACGCCAAGAAGACCGGCCAGCCCACTTGGTTTGCCTATGTGCTGGGCATCATTAGCGGCTTGATGGTCGGCATTGCCGGCTTAAGCGGCGGTGGACCGATTATGGCCGGGTTGATGTTAATGGGTTTGGATATGCCCCACGCAGCCGCCACTTCCTCTTATGCGTTGGTTGCATTGTCTATCATTGGCTGCCTTCTGCACGCGACCCAAGGCACGATTGCCTGGACAGTGGGCGGCTTGCTGATGCTCGGATCGCTGGTAGGTGCCGCCATTACCCCGCGCATCCTCAACCGTTTCGATCCGCGGTTACTCACCGCCATCTTGCGTCCCGTTCTTGGTGTTTTGTTGATCGTGATGGCCGTAAATCAGGTGTTGTAG